The Trichoderma asperellum chromosome 6, complete sequence region CGCAGTCGCTTCAAGATGGTGTCGTTTTTCGGCCTCAGATTCGGTGGCGACAAAAAGAAGTCTCAGTAAGATGCCCTACgacttgttcttcttgtcatGTGCTTCAAGGGACTTCCATCGCAACTAACCACTTTATCTGCAACAGGAGCAAGCAACCCGACAAAAAGCAAGTGGCCCAGCAGTCAAATCAGCGATATGGCAAAAACAGCCCCAATGACAGCTTTAAATTCCCACCGCCCCAGCAGACCTCCTCCCGGTCGGGCTCCTCGACATCGACTGCACGAAACTTGGGCTGGCGCGCCACCCTCAAAGGTGTGCCGGCAGCGTTATCCATGGTCGATCTCACAGCGCCCCGGAAACCCAGCATGGGCAGCCTGCGGCATGGCCTTGACGGCGGGGGCTTTAAACCTTGGATGAAGCCGAATGCGAGTATGACCAACCTTGCTGTACCGAATCCTTTTGGTGTAGATAAGGTGCCGCCACTGCCTGCAGGCTCAAGACAGTCTGCTTTGGTAGATCCTCTCGACGTTCGTTTTAACAAGAAGTCTGGAAGTAGTACTTCAAAATCCACAAGTCAGAATGGAGGCGGCAGTATACATGCAACGGGTAGCAAGAGCCCATTGGGTCAGTCTGATCTGAGAACCGAGCCAGAGCCGAAGCCAGAGTTGGAGCCAGAGCCGGAACCAGTCTCAAAGGATTCTGATAGCCTGGTTGGATTGGAGGACTTTGATGAATTTGGTGAACCTGGGCCCGACGTTGGAGTTCGAGGTTCTGGATACGCTGGATATCCATCACCTCCTCAGTCGGTCGAAACCGAAGAGCAATGGCCTCCAATGTCCCCAACTGATGGAGAGGTAAGCGCAAAAGCGGATGTGGAGGGAAACAAGGACGCAGGCACAAACCAGACCCAGCATCATTTCATCGTCCCGGGATTCGCCAACGGACCTGGCCCTGCTATGCTTCCTAGCCCATCCTCGTCGACATCGCGCAAAAGCGAAGATACGCGAGGATCGCCAGTTGTGCAAAACGTTCATGCAAAACGGGATACCCTGACATTTATATCCtctcggagaagaagctttaCAATGGTcgtcgaggaagaagagctggaaaagcaccggcaacaacagcagcgtcGTGTAGAAGGCCTCGCAGGTAACTTTTCCGATTTCGACTTTGGTGATGGGGTGGCGAAGCAGCAgactgttgctgttggaaCGCTTGGAATAGAGCTGATGGAGAGCCCAATCGAAATGGAGCGACCTCATCCGTTCAAGGATCTCGAGCCTGTTGAAGATGTTAAAAGTGCCGTGACAAACGAGAACAGCGTGAGTGTTGCAGATGAAGGTGCTGTTGGCGATGTGTTAAGTGAACAGGATGAGCAAAGCGAGCTGAGCGATACGGCATCTTTGGCGTCGCCAATTGCATCCCCGATTGAATCCCCAATTGATTCGTTTATTGCATCGCCTATAACATCACCCATGGCACCACTAAGGCAATTTCAGCCCTATCAGCGCGATCGGCCTTTCAGCCCTCAGCGACTCCAAGTGGCAATACCAGATGATCCTTTGCCGTCCACATCGGCACAGCAGCCACTGCCATCGCCTTCTGCTGTTTCCGCTGGCGTCGAAAGCCCTCGACCCAACATTCGAAGACCCTCCCAGGTTACAATGGAAGCTCCAAACACACTGGTATCAGTTTTGCATTCGTTTGGATCCACTCCGCCTCAGGGGTTCAATTCACGGATGACGACGGAATCTCGTGCTCGCGGCCCTCCACAGCCCCTACAGCAGGCCGCATTTCCAAGTCTTGCCGCCAGAATGGAGACCCCATCGCAGAGTCCCCGATCACCATATGGACCTGCTGCGGATGAAGGCAACTATATGCGGACGGAGGAGGCGCCACGACCGCCCCTGGACCGAGTGCCCCTGAGCCCTTTTGCTGCCAGAACCCCTATGGAGGGCGAGTTTCCAGTTATGAAGGGCCTTCCTCGAGGGCGACAGCCTCCTCGACCACAGATTCCTTTTGAAGATTCCCCAGAGAGACGGACTGAGGAAAGAAGCCCTCGCCCATTTTCTAGATGGGGAGGCTTTGGATTTGACCGGTCAGACTCACGAAATTCTCCACTGCCAAAACCACCACGCACTCCCAAGGGTCAACCCCCGGCCTCACCAAGCTGGTCCATCACTACCCCTACATCCGATATTGCGCCGCGAATTCCCAGCCCGACATTCCCATCTCTTGAAAAGGCTATATCAGCAACGAGCGAAGATCTGGCCAAGTCGTTTGAGATGTCTTATGATGCTCCCCAGCCGTCTCCTCTTGCGAACGAATTCTCCATCCATGATGTGGCTATCCCTAGCGCAAAATCAAGCCCCGTGATACGCGTTGAAGCTAAAAAGGCACCTCCTCGACCTACTCCTTCGCCTATCAACTTGCCACCGCTTATGAGAGAGAACGGCCCGTTAACGCCAGGTAACCTGTATTCTCCTTCAGGATCGACATTTatctaaaaaaaatttcctTTCGCCCAATCatatttcctttctctttgtttttttttccctagctttttcttgttgtACTTAACGACCGTGTTGACATGGGATGACGGAGCAGGGTTTGTTTTTGATGCTTTTTGCAAGcgttggctttttttttccaaagaTTATTTTCATTCACGTCATTCGTTACTATCTGTACTGAACGTACATTCCATAATTACCAGCTGGGCTAGTATTTGAGTCGACTATCGGAGAAATTGCTTGGCTACTTGAGGGAAAGGGGTACTGTTTTCTGTTTGTAAGAGGAGGAATGTATTAGTATACCGAAAGAATTTTTGGCAcaggatatatatatgtgtgtgtgtctatGCATAGGATGTTGCAAAAAAAGGATGATGTTCAATATTGGATCCAACAACGCCACATGTGCCAAAAAGCAGATTCCAGAAATACTATActtttggaagaagaatttgtgtaaagaagaaaaatatacaATGCTCTAGACAAACTTCGATTCCTTGCACCCTACGCCCggcccccttttttccaCCGTCTAGTTCAAAAAGAGCCTCAAGTTCCCTCCTACATTTTTCAAATCTAGCAAAAATGTGTCGTGGCCGAACAAGCTCGTCTCTTCGCTCAGCTCCACGTGTGTGACGCTGCGGTTTCCGCCCAAGCGCAGAGACTCGGCGATCtcacgctgctgccatgccgGGAAGAGGATGTCGCTTGCAACGCCCATGACGAGCGTGGGGATGTCGCGGAGGGGAGAGAGGCCGTGGATCAAGTCTTCGGGAGGTCGCGATGATGCTGGGTTTGCTGGTGATGAGGGAGAGTCTGAATTTCCGTCAAACTCGGTGCTGCTCTGAGGAAATGAATCGGGCTGCTCTTGGTAGGGCTCGCTGGGCAGAGTGAGGCTGCACTGAGGATCAGCGGGTTCAGAGTACTCGCCGGCAGCGAGAGCATCCTTTCGAGCGGCTCGACGGGCCTGAGTGCTGATCTGGTTCTCGTAACCGAGGTCGAAGAGGTCCATGGCCTTGCTGACGTACAGCAAGCTGTTGGGGTCATAGGTAAGGCACCACTTTTCGCCGGCGTGGTCGAGATACGTCTCGATGAGGAAGTCCGGACACAATGCCGGGGGTTTGCTTGGATCGGCCCTCCGCCGGCCGAAGCGCTGCTCCCACTCGGGTCCGGATCGGTACGTCACGGTGGCAATCTCGCGGGCCAGCTTCATGCCCGCGTGAGGCGGCACCCGGCCGTAGTAGAAGCCGCGGTTCCAGTTGGGGTCCATCATCAGCACCTGGCGCTGCGTGTGCCGCATGGCGATGCTGTAGGGGTGGCTTCTGGCGCAGCCGCTGATGGTGGCCACGCGTGAGACGCGCTCGGGGAAGAGCACCGCCGCGGCGAGGGACTGCATGCCGCCCATGC contains the following coding sequences:
- a CDS encoding uncharacterized protein (MEROPS:MER0044357), yielding MRSHQSLRLAGRRLQRPFLAYTPTSPLTSSPAHATHSRPFSSSSSLFSGSPAPSNPALNFPCLDKIESRSAQLSANPNSRTSSSSSSSSTAGPEPSYTSGVTLNYHCKDPLLLDWGGILPSFNIAYESWGQLNADRSNVILLHTGLSASSHAHSTDANPAPGWWEKFIGPGAPLDTDRFHIICTNVIGGCYGSTGPSSVDPANGEMYATRFPILTMQDMVRAQFRLLDHLGIYRLYASVGSSMGGMQSLAAAVLFPERVSRVATISGCARSHPYSIAMRHTQRQVLMMDPNWNRGFYYGRVPPHAGMKLAREIATVTYRSGPEWEQRFGRRRADPSKPPALCPDFLIETYLDHAGEKWCLTYDPNSLLYVSKAMDLFDLGYENQISTQARRAARKDALAAGEYSEPADPQCSLTLPSEPYQEQPDSFPQSSTEFDGNSDSPSSPANPASSRPPEDLIHGLSPLRDIPTLVMGVASDILFPAWQQREIAESLRLGGNRSVTHVELSEETSLFGHDTFLLDLKNVGGNLRLFLN
- a CDS encoding uncharacterized protein (EggNog:ENOG41), which encodes MVSFFGLRFGGDKKKSQSKQPDKKQVAQQSNQRYGKNSPNDSFKFPPPQQTSSRSGSSTSTARNLGWRATLKGVPAALSMVDLTAPRKPSMGSLRHGLDGGGFKPWMKPNASMTNLAVPNPFGVDKVPPLPAGSRQSALVDPLDVRFNKKSGSSTSKSTSQNGGGSIHATGSKSPLGQSDLRTEPEPKPELEPEPEPVSKDSDSLVGLEDFDEFGEPGPDVGVRGSGYAGYPSPPQSVETEEQWPPMSPTDGEVSAKADVEGNKDAGTNQTQHHFIVPGFANGPGPAMLPSPSSSTSRKSEDTRGSPVVQNVHAKRDTLTFISSRRRSFTMVVEEEELEKHRQQQQRRVEGLAGNFSDFDFGDGVAKQQTVAVGTLGIELMESPIEMERPHPFKDLEPVEDVKSAVTNENSVSVADEGAVGDVLSEQDEQSELSDTASLASPIASPIESPIDSFIASPITSPMAPLRQFQPYQRDRPFSPQRLQVAIPDDPLPSTSAQQPLPSPSAVSAGVESPRPNIRRPSQVTMEAPNTLVSVLHSFGSTPPQGFNSRMTTESRARGPPQPLQQAAFPSLAARMETPSQSPRSPYGPAADEGNYMRTEEAPRPPLDRVPLSPFAARTPMEGEFPVMKGLPRGRQPPRPQIPFEDSPERRTEERSPRPFSRWGGFGFDRSDSRNSPLPKPPRTPKGQPPASPSWSITTPTSDIAPRIPSPTFPSLEKAISATSEDLAKSFEMSYDAPQPSPLANEFSIHDVAIPSAKSSPVIRVEAKKAPPRPTPSPINLPPLMRENGPLTPGNLYSPSGSTFI